Proteins found in one Salminus brasiliensis chromosome 13, fSalBra1.hap2, whole genome shotgun sequence genomic segment:
- the mgat4c gene encoding alpha-1,3-mannosyl-glycoprotein 4-beta-N-acetylglucosaminyltransferase C, which produces MRLLLKYLDKMRCFRKRSTIPFLVVLITFLLFMNLYMEDGYVLEEDKRQLREASMHPLNSERYVHTFKDITNFSGTINVTYRYLAGTPLPRKKYLTIGLSSVKRKRGNYLLETIKSIFDQSSYEELKEIVVVVHLADFDLAWCESLVQEISRKFGHHIIAGRLLVIHAPEEYYPSLDGLKRNYNDPEDRVRFRSKQNVDYAFLLNFCTNLSDFYMMLEDDVRCSRNFLTALKKVVTSREGSYWVTLEFSKLGYIGKLYHSRDLPRLAHFLLMFYQEMPCDWLLIHFRGLLAQKDVIRFKPSLFQHMGYYSSYKGAENKLKDDDFEEDSLDIPDNPPATLYTNINVFESYDAAKAYSSVDEYFWGKAPSTGDFYVIVFNKATKISKIKITTGTDDRQNDILHHGALEVGEKLVGTKKGRQCSSYITLGEFKNGNVEVNDVDHKISFDIECVRIVVTANQKEWLIIRSISLWTTQPPSQ; this is translated from the exons ATGAGGCTTCTGTTGAAGTACCTGGATAAAATGAGATGTTTCCGGAAGCGCTCCACCATTCCCTTTCTGGTGGTTCTCATCACCTTCCTCCTCTTCATGAACCTCTACATGGAGGATGGTTATGTGCTG GAGGAGGATAAACGGCAGTTGAGGGAGGCATCAATGCACCCGCTCAATTCTGAGCGATACGTTCACACCTTCAAAGACATCACCAATTTCTCTGGAACCATTAATGTGACCTACCGCTACCTAGCTGGGACACCTTTGCCTCGgaaaa AGTATCTAACAATTGGATTGTCATCGGTGAAAAGAAAACGAGGGAACTACCTTTTGGAGACCATAAAATCCATTTTTGACCAGTCCAGCTATGAGGAACTCAAAGAGATTGTGGTAGTGGTCCATCTGGCAGACTTTGACTTAGCTTGGTGTGAGAGTCTAGTTCAGGAGATCTCTAGGAAATTCGGGCATCATATCATTGCGGGGCGCCTACTGGTCATCCACGCGCCTGAGGAGTACTACCCATCGCTTGATGGTCTGAAGAGGAACTACAACGACCCTGAAGACCGGGTTCGATTCCGCTCTAAGCAGAACGTAGACTACGCTTTCCTCCTCAACTTCTGCACCAACCTCTCCGACTTCTACATGATGCTGGAGGATGACGTGCGATGCTCACGGAACTTCCTTACCGCCTTGAAGAAGGTGGTCACGTCCAGAGAAGGCTCGTATTGGGTGACCTTGGAGTTCTCCAAGCTGGGCTACATTGGCAAGCTTTACCACTCGCGAGATCTCCCCAGACTCGCACACTTCCTCCTCATGTTCTACCAGGAGATGCCTTGCGATTGGCTCCTGATCCATTTTCGAGGCCTCCTGGCCCAGAAGGACGTGATCCGCTTTAAGCCATCGCTTTTCCAGCACATGGGCTACTACTCCTCGTACAAAGGGGCTGAGAACAAACTGAAGGATGACGACTTCGAGGAAGACTCGCTCGACATCCCGGACAACCCCCCTGCCACCCTGTACACGAACATAAACGTGTTTGAGAGCTACGATGCTGCTAAGGCTTACAGTAGCGTGGACGAATACTTCTGGGGCAAGGCTCCTTCCACTGGAGACTTCTACGTCATAGTGTTCAACAAGGCCACGAAAATCAGTAAAATTAAGATCACCACTGGAACAGACGATCGGCAGAATGACATTTTGCATCACGGAGCTTTAGAGGTTGGAGAAAAACTGGTGGGAACTAAGAAAGGGAGGCAGTGCTCCTCTTACATCACGTTAGGGGAGTTTAAAAACGGGAACGTCGAGGTCAATGATGTGGATCATAAAATTTCTTTTGATATCGAGTGTGTTCGCATCGTGGTAACGGCGAACCAGAAGGAGTGGCTGATCATCAGAAGTATAAGCCTGTGGACTACACAGCCTCCGAGTCAGTGA